TAAGACTTACTCGGTTCGCTAGAAAATGATTATATGAAAAAAAAGTACAGGCATATCCTAAAAGGGGGCACCACCCATGAATCGACCGGATTGGTTCCAGGCGGAAGAAGCATTACAACATATCCAAGTCATCGGAAGCGACCGGAATGAGCTCGTGAACATCATCGGCGATGTAGAAGGATTGAATTGCATTGGCACAGGTACGGATGCGGCTGTATTTACGTATGACGGCTTGCCGCAGTATGCCTTCAAGATGTACTCGGATCATGCCTTGGACAAACTCGAAAATGAAAAACAGGTATACGAGCAGCTCAAAGGCCTGACATACTTCCCTACCTATTATGGCAGCGGCCGGAATGTGCTTGTGATCAGTTTTGAACCCGGGGATACCTTGCTGGAATGTTTGGAAAAAGGAATCCCCGTCCCCGAGCAGGTCATGCTCGATGTGGACGCAGCGCGAGAAGCCGTTCGCAGCCGTGGGCTGAACCCTCGCGACATTCA
The nucleotide sequence above comes from Paenibacillus sp. W2I17. Encoded proteins:
- a CDS encoding serine/threonine protein kinase encodes the protein MNRPDWFQAEEALQHIQVIGSDRNELVNIIGDVEGLNCIGTGTDAAVFTYDGLPQYAFKMYSDHALDKLENEKQVYEQLKGLTYFPTYYGSGRNVLVISFEPGDTLLECLEKGIPVPEQVMLDVDAAREAVRSRGLNPRDIHLKNVILQNGRGKVIDVSEYIQDGNDNRWEHLVWAYHNIYPRIKGTPISPRMLQTIKWGYNQFDHANVKMDDLTKKANRLFSRFMK